Proteins encoded within one genomic window of Geotalea daltonii FRC-32:
- a CDS encoding corrinoid protein: MSADKETLFKQLADAVVDMDEDQAVTTADAVVAAGLDAYEAIEKGLSAGMERAGQLFDEEEYFIPELLMCSDAMYAGMDVLKPHIRQDAVAEKRRVVIGVIQGDTHDIGKNLVKIMLETSGFEVTDLGRDIPPARFVDAAKEIKADIIALSTLMTTTMDGMGEVVRQLNDQGLRDKFKVIVGGGPISQGFADRIGADGYAINAADAVRLARRLTSPDVAAA; this comes from the coding sequence ATGTCAGCTGATAAAGAAACCTTATTCAAGCAGTTGGCCGATGCGGTCGTGGATATGGACGAGGATCAGGCCGTAACCACAGCCGATGCGGTGGTTGCGGCAGGGCTTGATGCCTACGAAGCCATCGAAAAGGGGCTCTCTGCCGGTATGGAGCGAGCCGGACAGCTCTTCGACGAAGAGGAATACTTCATTCCGGAACTGCTCATGTGTTCAGATGCCATGTATGCGGGCATGGATGTGCTCAAGCCCCATATCAGGCAGGATGCAGTGGCGGAAAAGCGGCGGGTAGTTATCGGCGTCATTCAGGGAGATACCCACGACATCGGCAAGAACCTGGTAAAGATCATGCTGGAGACATCCGGCTTCGAGGTGACCGACTTAGGAAGGGATATCCCGCCGGCACGTTTTGTCGATGCCGCCAAAGAGATCAAAGCGGACATCATTGCCCTTTCCACCCTGATGACCACCACCATGGACGGGATGGGGGAGGTTGTACGGCAGCTGAACGACCAGGGGCTGCGGGACAAATTCAAGGTGATCGTCGGCGGCGGCCCAATCTCCCAAGGATTCGCCGACCGGATCGGCGCCGACGGTTATGCAATTAATGCTGCCGATGCCGTCCGTCTGGCCAGAAGGCTGACCTCTCCTGATGTGGCGGCAGCCTGA
- a CDS encoding methylcobamide:CoM methyltransferase MtbA, which translates to MSLSPKQRLLDTVKKKKVDRPPVICTGGMMNAAIVDVMDRSGHTLPEGHFNSDLMAAIATDVHKDTGFENLGIPFCMTVEAEVLGSDIDFGTLACEPKIAREPFPSVRDVVYRDIDRMLGSGRILTLAGAAERLAKAHPDVPVIGSVTGPISTAASIVDPMQFLKELRKEREGANRVLDYVSDFLVAFARILVESGATAICIGDPTATGEILGPKMFSDYAVTYLNKVIDGIHATGVPVLVHICGEMKAVKPSIPLLRADAISTDAFVNLRLLKEEYPQLTTMGNVSTFLLELGDPDKVARHTEGLVREGIDIISPACGLSTASPISNIRAMTSVVKEPA; encoded by the coding sequence ATGAGTCTAAGTCCCAAGCAGCGCCTGCTGGATACAGTAAAGAAAAAGAAGGTCGACCGGCCGCCGGTAATCTGCACCGGCGGCATGATGAACGCTGCCATTGTCGATGTCATGGACAGAAGCGGGCATACTCTGCCCGAGGGGCACTTCAACAGCGATTTGATGGCCGCCATCGCCACCGATGTCCACAAGGATACCGGTTTCGAAAACCTGGGCATCCCTTTTTGCATGACCGTGGAGGCGGAGGTGCTCGGCAGCGACATCGACTTCGGCACCCTTGCCTGTGAACCGAAGATCGCTCGGGAACCATTCCCGTCGGTCAGGGATGTGGTATACCGGGATATTGACCGCATGCTCGGCAGCGGACGGATCCTAACGCTGGCCGGGGCAGCGGAGCGGCTGGCGAAGGCCCATCCCGACGTGCCGGTCATCGGCAGCGTCACCGGCCCCATCAGTACTGCGGCGTCCATTGTGGATCCCATGCAGTTTCTCAAGGAACTTCGCAAGGAGCGCGAGGGGGCCAACAGGGTGCTGGATTATGTGAGTGACTTTCTTGTCGCTTTTGCCAGGATTTTGGTGGAGAGCGGCGCCACTGCCATCTGCATCGGCGACCCGACAGCCACCGGTGAGATTCTGGGACCGAAGATGTTTTCCGACTACGCCGTGACCTATCTCAACAAGGTGATTGACGGTATCCATGCCACTGGTGTGCCGGTCCTGGTGCATATCTGCGGCGAGATGAAGGCGGTCAAGCCCTCCATTCCACTCCTCCGTGCCGATGCCATCAGTACCGACGCTTTCGTCAACCTGCGCCTTCTGAAAGAAGAATATCCGCAGCTGACTACCATGGGCAATGTCAGCACTTTTCTTCTGGAACTGGGAGACCCGGACAAGGTGGCTCGCCATACGGAAGGGCTGGTGCGCGAAGGCATCGATATCATTTCACCCGCCTGCGGTCTGAGCACCGCGTCACCGATTTCCAATATCCGGGCCATGACCTC
- a CDS encoding uroporphyrinogen decarboxylase family protein: MGEDKMKPLERLSAYGKGETIDRLPCVPIVGNTAARVIGVKVGQFRGNGPLIAQAQIAAYQLFGYDIIRIFTDLYTQAEAMGAKVHYPEDETAYLEAPAINDLAHLDRLQPADPYRDGNLPHHLEAIGIAVDRLGTEVAVTGAITCPFTNASFLVGAETLARLMLKEPDKVHRLCEVSLETCLRYAAAIIDAGATPSLTDAMSSSTVISPRQFREFSLPYLKRLMDFIHGKGKGATLHICGKTAKIWESMVEAGADCLSIDNDASLTEAKLAVGERVRLMGNIHPSAVMLQGTPADVRRATLSCIREAHDNPKGLIVASGCSLPTETPFQNIAAMMETVRAVGWPVRF, from the coding sequence ATGGGCGAGGATAAAATGAAACCACTGGAGCGTCTTTCTGCTTACGGCAAGGGGGAAACCATCGACCGGTTGCCATGTGTTCCCATTGTGGGAAATACGGCTGCCAGGGTGATCGGGGTAAAGGTTGGCCAATTCCGCGGCAATGGGCCGCTGATCGCCCAGGCGCAGATTGCCGCTTACCAGCTGTTCGGCTACGACATCATTCGCATCTTCACCGATCTTTACACCCAGGCAGAAGCCATGGGGGCGAAGGTGCATTATCCTGAGGACGAAACTGCCTATCTTGAAGCTCCCGCCATCAATGACCTTGCTCATTTGGACCGTCTGCAGCCGGCGGACCCTTATCGGGACGGAAATCTCCCGCACCACCTGGAGGCGATCGGAATTGCCGTGGACCGGCTAGGGACAGAAGTGGCGGTAACCGGGGCGATTACCTGCCCATTCACCAATGCCTCGTTCCTGGTGGGGGCTGAGACCCTGGCGAGGCTGATGCTCAAGGAACCGGATAAGGTACACCGGCTTTGCGAGGTATCCCTTGAAACCTGTCTGCGCTATGCCGCCGCCATTATCGACGCAGGCGCTACGCCAAGTCTGACCGATGCCATGTCATCGTCAACGGTCATCAGTCCACGTCAGTTCAGGGAATTTTCACTGCCGTATCTGAAACGGCTTATGGACTTCATCCACGGCAAAGGAAAGGGCGCCACCCTCCATATCTGCGGTAAAACGGCGAAGATCTGGGAATCCATGGTGGAGGCAGGCGCTGACTGCCTCAGCATCGACAACGATGCCAGCCTTACCGAGGCAAAGCTGGCGGTGGGAGAGCGGGTGCGGCTGATGGGCAATATCCATCCTTCTGCGGTGATGCTGCAGGGGACACCGGCAGATGTGCGCCGGGCTACCCTTTCATGTATCCGCGAAGCCCACGATAATCCTAAAGGCCTCATTGTTGCCTCGGGCTGCAGCCTCCCTACCGAGACACCTTTCCAGAACATTGCGGCCATGATGGAGACGGTGCGGGCCGTGGGATGGCCGGTGCGGTTTTAA
- a CDS encoding nitrogenase component 1 has translation MSEHFVERARYMCSLGGATGTVTALPGAIPILHSASGCAGNFAWTQNGGSGLQVGGYCGSLTVPSSNMQENEVVFGGEDRLREQIASTLKVMDGGLYVVLTGCVPEMIGDDIFAVVNDFREEGAPIIGAITGGFRGNSYWGYDLVLQALVKDFLTRGLSKVKGKVNLWGIVPYMDPFWRGNLEGARRLLELLGLQVNTFFTPADTLDNIRRAGEAELNVIVSDIYGHEAARHFQERHGTPYLTLPLPIGPSASEEFLRVVGDELGLAADQVDGVIAGEKKHYYQILEPLTDCYNDLDLQRYAVVVGDGNYAVALSRFLADDLGWLPELTVCTDQVKDDEREAISARIDGFTSGYRTNLVFETDASEVLGHFNRHWPRSKGEKYYNAFSPAFVVGSSLERELALQLGAPHLSVSFPVANRAVLDRGYTGFRGGLRLAEDLFSAVVANR, from the coding sequence ATGAGTGAGCATTTCGTCGAACGGGCACGTTACATGTGTTCTTTGGGGGGGGCGACCGGCACCGTAACCGCCCTGCCTGGTGCTATCCCGATTCTCCATTCCGCATCGGGCTGCGCCGGCAATTTCGCCTGGACCCAGAACGGCGGCAGCGGCCTTCAAGTGGGGGGATACTGCGGCTCTCTGACTGTTCCCAGTTCCAATATGCAGGAGAATGAAGTCGTCTTCGGCGGCGAGGATCGCCTGCGGGAACAGATTGCCAGCACCCTGAAAGTCATGGATGGCGGCCTGTACGTGGTCCTGACCGGCTGTGTGCCCGAGATGATCGGTGATGACATCTTTGCCGTCGTTAATGATTTCCGTGAAGAGGGTGCCCCGATTATCGGCGCCATCACCGGCGGTTTCCGCGGCAACTCCTATTGGGGATACGACCTGGTGCTGCAGGCTTTGGTGAAGGATTTCCTTACTAGAGGCTTGTCCAAGGTGAAGGGGAAGGTCAACCTGTGGGGGATCGTTCCCTACATGGACCCCTTCTGGCGCGGCAACCTGGAAGGAGCCCGCCGGTTGCTGGAACTTTTGGGGCTTCAGGTCAATACCTTTTTCACCCCTGCCGATACCCTGGACAACATCCGCAGGGCCGGCGAAGCGGAACTCAATGTCATTGTCTCCGATATATACGGCCATGAAGCTGCCCGGCACTTTCAGGAGCGGCACGGCACTCCTTACCTGACTTTGCCGCTGCCCATCGGGCCATCGGCATCGGAGGAGTTTCTCCGGGTGGTGGGCGATGAACTGGGGCTTGCGGCAGATCAGGTGGATGGTGTCATTGCCGGGGAGAAGAAGCATTATTACCAGATCCTGGAGCCGCTCACCGATTGCTATAACGATCTGGACCTGCAGCGCTATGCGGTAGTGGTGGGTGACGGCAACTATGCCGTGGCCTTGAGCCGTTTCCTTGCCGATGACCTGGGCTGGCTGCCCGAACTTACCGTCTGTACCGACCAGGTGAAAGATGATGAGAGGGAAGCTATTTCAGCCCGGATAGATGGTTTTACCTCCGGCTACCGGACGAATCTAGTTTTCGAGACCGATGCCAGTGAGGTGCTGGGGCACTTTAATCGCCACTGGCCGCGTTCCAAGGGCGAGAAATATTACAACGCCTTCAGTCCGGCATTCGTCGTGGGAAGTTCTCTGGAGCGTGAGCTGGCGCTGCAGTTGGGAGCACCGCACCTTTCGGTATCGTTCCCGGTGGCAAACCGGGCGGTGCTTGATCGTGGATATACCGGCTTTCGCGGGGGCTTGCGGCTGGCTGAGGACTTGTTTTCTGCTGTGGTTGCCAACAGGTGA